A section of the Castanea sativa cultivar Marrone di Chiusa Pesio chromosome 12, ASM4071231v1 genome encodes:
- the LOC142619433 gene encoding TMV resistance protein N-like, with product MAFLTTENASSSSSIPPSSTLGCKYECDVFLSFRGPDTRNTFTDHLYDGLKRVGISTFRDDERLEQGTEINSGLLRAIDESKIAVVVLSKQYASSSWCLMELAKIVECMDKKKLTVLPVFHYVDPSDVRYQRGSFKEDFAKHEYRFKDKIDVVETWRAALTKVANLYGYHIKDNSESEVIKEIIQRINSELDPEVPLVSEHLVGMDSRVKELLDLCLAERLDCVRLVGICGMGGIGKTTLAREIYNRIFRNFEASSFIADVREEFESRRLVSLQKNILSKILMGAEKSISDVEEGKKILRKSLCNKKVLIVLDDVNDDEQLKALARKDWFGLGSIIIVTSRDSHLLNTYWDGVIDIYRAKGLNDDEALELFSLKAFKKPHPEKNYVDLSINFVSYANGLPLALRVLGSSLFDKTLDAWRSARDKLGAKPNRAIMDVLEMSVVGLDDTQRDLFLDIACFFNGMDNYCIRDTLESLGHYSYDIDVLQDKSLITIASDGALGMHDLLKEMGQDIVRRKSPKEPSKRSRLWSYEDVLHVLTSNAGTEVVKGIMLNMPIEAKERLSAKAFSKMKILRFLKIGYVYPPRDCIRGPIMLNELKLIDLSDSQNLIEIPNLSEALNLKQLILQRCTRLYNIHASLGDLKRLIRLDLNGCKCLKCLPHKINLEALEFFNLSGCSKLEEFPYIVENMPRLWKLCLSETAIKDLSLLVIHSTGLIELDLRDCKNLSSLPIAICSLMSLKTLNLSGCSKLDELPENLGKIEGLEVLDLSWTAITSLPSSVVHFKNLKVLSLYGCVGMLERSSMGLCSLTKLDLSDSQNLIEIPNLSRVPNLKQLILQRCTRLYKIHTSLGDLKRLTHLDLNGCKCLKSLPHKISLEALEFFNLSGCSKLEEFPYIVENMPRLWKLCLSETVIKDLSLLVIHSTGLIELELRDCKNLSSLPIAICSLMSLKTLNLSGCSKLDKLPENLEKIEGLEKLDLSETAITGLPSSIVHVKNLKVLSPSGCVGLSFKCSRLWSYKDVLHVLTSNAGTEVVEVPHLDSDWVDLAAMDPFHPVDQKDKGSQSPPSQSPYDQLSWARKEARWKEPHDRSYLVRKEARWIGRLNLNLNLKPSQLLIIDWGLKTSPSQLLIIDLELMMSRKLESLPMMMDWGIKLPSQMRVMMLPSQMRAMMNLDSQMRAIGETEEAESPQSSTKLKRLESSSPCSSTKWKRLYLKIVESEIKEAESLPSELLAEPSERNKLYFFFWHAYSPVMYSLYEVDVPIPLPPPPSKAVQDDRISNPKSLSPILKLETGKYPDGMCCVQLGSILYFLGGEMNIDNPYIDEEVKKKLKNVEPDVLPKVVYIFDLAIDREVKDNDDLLTRLRSQ from the exons ATGGCTTTTCTGACCACAGAAAAcgcctcctcctcctcatctATTCCTCCTTCTTCTACCCTTGGATGCAAATACGAATGCGACGTGTTTCTCAGTTTCAGAGGCCCCGACACCCGCAACACTTTCACAGACCATCTATACGATGGGTTGAAGCGAGTTGGCATATCCACATTTAGGGACGATGAGAGGCTCGAGCAAGGAACAGAGATTAACTCAGGGCTCCTGAGAGCAATAGATGAATCGAAAATCGCTGTTGTCGTTCTATCCAAACAATACGCTTCGTCGAGTTGGTGTTTGATGGAACTAGCAAAGATTGTGGAGTGCATGGACAAGAAGAAGCTGACAGTCCTTCCTGTGTTCCACTATGTGGATCCTAGTGATGTCAGGTATCAGAGAGGGTCTTTCAAGGAAGATTTTGCAAAACATGAATATCGATTCAAAGATAAGATTGATGTTGTGGAGACTTGGAGAGCAGCCTTGACCAAAGTTGCCAATCTCTATGGATATCATATAAAGGATAA TTCTGAATCAGAAGTTATCAAAGAAATCATTCAAAGAATAAATAGTGAGTTGGATCCTGAAGTCCCACTTGTTTCTGAGCACCTCGTTGGAATGGACTCCCGTGTGAAGGAATTGTTGGATTTATGCTTGGCTGAAAGGTTGGATTGTGTCCGCTTAGTTGGGATTTGTGGAATGGGCGGAATCGGTAAAACAACTCTTGCCCGAGaaatttataatagaatttttcGTAACTTTGAAGCTAGCAGTTTTATTGCTGATGTTAGAGAAGAGTTTGAAAGTCGACGTCTAGTTTCTTTACAGAAAAATATTCTTTCTAAGATCCTCATGGGAGCAGAAAAAAGTATTTCAGATGTCGAAGAGGGAAAGAAAATTCTAAGGAAGAGTCTCTGCAATAAGAAGGTTCTTATTGTTCTTGATGATGTGAATGATGATGAACAACTAAAAGCATTAGCTAGGAAGGATTGGTTTGGTCTAGGGAGTATAATCATTGTAACAAGTAGAGATAGTCATTTGTTGAACACTTATTGGGATGGGGTGATTGATATATATAGAGCTAAGGGGTTGAATGATGATGAAGCTTTGGAGCTTTTTAGTTTGAAGGCTTTTAAGAAACCTCATCCTGAAAAAAACTATGTGGATTTGTCTATAAATTTTGTGAGTTACGCTAACGGCCTTCCTTTAGCTCTTAGAGTTTTAGGTTCTTCATTGTTTGATAAAACACTTGATGCATGGAGAAGTGCTCGAGATAAATTAGGAGCAAAACCTAATAGAGCCATTATGGATGTACTTGAAATGAGTGTTGTTGGGCTTGATGATACACAAAGAGATTTGTTTTTagatattgcatgtttctttaaTGGAATGGACAACTATTGCATAAGAGATACTCTAGAAAGTTTAGGTCACTATTCCTACGATATTGATGTTCTTCAGGACAAATCTCTAATAACCATTGCTTCAGATGGAGCTCTTGggatgcatgatttgcttaaagAAATGGGTCAAGACATTGTTCGTCGTAAATCCCCTAAAGAGCCTAGTAAGCGTAGTAGGTTATGGAGTTATGAGGATGTCCTGCATGTATTGACAAGTAATGCT GGAACAGAGGTAGTTAAAGGCATAATGCTAAACATGCCTATTGAAGCAAAGGAACGCTTGAGCGCTAAAGCCTTCtcaaagatgaaaattttgagatttctTAAAATTGGTTATGTGTATCCTCCACGTGACTGCATTAGAGGTCCTATC ATGCTAAATGAGTTAAAACTCATTGACCTCAGTGACTCTCAAAACTTGATTGAGATCCCGAACCTTAGTGAAGCCCTAAATCTTAAGCAGTTGATTCTCCAACGTTGTACAAGACTGTATAACATACATGCATCTCTTGGAGATCTCAAAAGGCTTATTCGATTAGATTTGAATGGTTGTAAATGTCTCAAATGCCTTCCTCACAAGATCAACTTGGAAGCTCTTGAATTTTTCAATCTTAGTGGTTGTTCAAAACTGGAGGAATTTCCATATattgtggaaaatatgccaCGTCTATGGAAACTTTGTTTGAGTGAGACTGCTATAAAAGATCTATCATTATTAGTGATACACTCAACTGGCCTTATAGAATTGGATTTAAGAGATTGCAAAAACCTTTCAAGTCTCCCTATTGCAATTTGTAGTTTGATGTCTCTTAAAACTCTTAATTTATCTGGCTGCTCAAAACTTGATGAATTGCCAGAAAATTTGGGAAAAATTGAAGGTTTGGAGGTGTTAGACTTGAGTTGGACTGCTATAACGAGCCTACCTTCATCCGTTGTCCACtttaaaaatctcaaagtaCTATCTCTTTATGGATGCGTGGGCATGCTAGAGCGTTCTTCAATGGGCTTATGCTCTTTGACCAAACTTGACCTCAGCGACTCTCAAAACTTGATTGAGATCCCGAATCTTAGTAGAGTCCCAAATCTTAAGCAATTGATCCTCCAACGTTGTACAAGACTATATAAGATACATACATCTCTTGGAGATCTCAAAAGGCTTACTCATTTGGATTTGAATGGTTGTAAATGTCTCAAAAGCCTTCCTCACAAGATCAGCTTGGAAGCTCTTGAATTTTTCAATCTTAGTGGTTGTTCAAAACTGGAGGAATTTCCATATattgtggaaaatatgccaCGTCTATGGAAACTTTGTTTGAGTGAGACTGTTATAAAAGATCTATCATTATTAGTGATACACTCCACTGGCCTTATAGAATTGGAACTAAGAGATTGCAAAAACCTTTCAAGTCTCCCTATTGCAATTTGTAGTTTGATGTCTCTAAAAACTCTCAATTTATCTGGCTGCTCAAAACTTGATAAATTGccagaaaatttggaaaaaatcgAAGGTTTGGAGAAGTTAGACTTGAGTGAGACTGCAATAACGGGCCTACCTTCATCCATTGTTCAtgtaaaaaatctcaaagtacTATCTCCCTCCGGATGCGTGGGGCTATCATTTAAATGTAGTAGGTTATGGAGTTATAAGGATGTCCTACATGTATTGACAAGTAATGCT GGAACAGAGGTAGTTGAAGTCCCCCATTTGGATTCGGATTGGGTGGATTTAGCGGCGATGGATCCCTTCCACCCAGTGGACCAGAAAGATAAAGGCTCCCAGTCACCGCCTTCACAATCGCCGTATGATCAGTTATCTTGGGCAAGAAAGGAAGCGAGATGGAAAGAGCCGCATGATCGGTCATATTTGGTGAGAAAGGAAGCGAGATGGATAGGGCggttgaatttgaatttgaatttgaaacctTCGCAGTTGTTGATTATAGATTGGGGATTAAAGACGTCACCTTCGCAGTTGTTGATTATAGATTTGGAATTGATGATGTCAAGGAAGTTGGAGTCTTTGCCGATGATGATGGATTGGGGAATAAAGTTACCATCTCAGATGAGAGTGATGATGTTACCATCTCAGATGAGAGCGATGATGAATTTGGATTCTCAGATGAGGGCGATAGGAGAAACAGAGGAAGCAGAGTCACCACAATCATCAACAAAATTGAAAAGGTTGGAATCTTCGTCACCATGTTCATCAACAAAATGGAAAAGGTTATACTTGAAGATCGTGGAGTCGGAAATAAAGGAAGCTGAGTCACTGCCATCAGAGCTACTTGCAGAGCCATCAGAAAGGAATAAACTGTACTTTTTTTTCTGGCATGCATATAGCCCAGTTATGTATTCCTTATATGAGGTTGATGTACCAATACCTCTTCCTCCTCCACCATCGAAAGCAGTCCAAGATGATAGAATAAGTAATCCAAAGTCACTTTCCCCTATCCTTAAACTTGAAACCGGCAAATACCCTGATGGTATGTGTTGTGTTCAATTGGGCTCCATATTGTATTTTTTGGGTGGTGAAATGAATATTGACAACCCATACATTGATGAAGAGGTGAAGAAGAAGCTCAAGAATGTAGAGCCGGATGTTTTACCGAAAGTCGTCTATATATTTGACCTAGCCATTGACCGTGAAGTGAAAGATAACGACGACTTGCTTACTA GACTTAGAAGTCAATAG
- the LOC142619431 gene encoding protein MID1-COMPLEMENTING ACTIVITY 1-like, which produces MIVLSAQNTTTHCKNCKQLAKHVRLIGNLLEKLKSTDLMNFPATKELLDGLEEALRKALELVESCREKSYLYMLAMGWNVMYQFRQVQADIDRYLRLVPLISLVQEFRM; this is translated from the coding sequence ATGATCGTATTATCAGCTCAAAACACCACCACACATTGCAAGAACTGCAAGCAACTAGCGAAGCATGTGAGGCTGATAGGGAACTTGTTGGAGAAGCTGAAATCAACGGACCTGATGAACTTCCCGGCGACGAAGGAACTGTTGGATGGTTTGGAAGAGGCACTGAGGAAAGCACTTGAGTTGGTGGAAAGTTGCAGAGAGAAGAGCTACCTTTACATGCTTGCCATGGGGTGGAACGTAATGTATCAGTTCCGGCAAGTCCAAGCTGATATTGATCGCTATCTTCGTCTCGTGCCATTGATTTCTTTGGTCCAAGAGTTTCGCATGTAG